In Xiphias gladius isolate SHS-SW01 ecotype Sanya breed wild chromosome 5, ASM1685928v1, whole genome shotgun sequence, the following are encoded in one genomic region:
- the arhgap28 gene encoding rho GTPase-activating protein 28, translating to MSSSSPIASHPPSSSPPPPSHTVTSDSRHVAMETYWREVQSIKEEKEGEDEDEEEEERKSIDEVELEEAWLMEAGLSSLVTGSSEEETPPPAEALLSTLTRQQAATVRRRLDNYNETLKKRNRQPIRDVRDVFTQPDDDSADRCPSPPSRRAKSPPSRYHTSTKTIRRNTHRGRTTLPTFLFEDQLPEHPSSPTNTHSPTHIDSPTLPPSPPHTHSPPVSRSRRADWLLRDSPYSEGVAEHKQGGTCWDCVHLHGDDDSDLPFAPVSPSQGLTGADDLSSRDLTRLGYISHIELSTFLLALGVQTKRTRPPRCRIQDSGVFGVPLNSLLENDRKKFPGVKVPVVFQKLLCILEQTGLQTEGILRVPGSAARLKYLRKELDRCGGGFEWSAVRQVDAAGLLKLFIRELPTPLLTHTHLSTYRSVLGLSSVVHRVQALQLLSLLLPEANRDTLRALLVFLRKVVSHQDQNRMSLWNVSMVMAPNLFSCRPRDNRRSIAKQREEMEEAVGGAQVVQLMITHQDLLWTVPSFLLSQVRQINQASDQKQFCLTRTTKRFLRRRRNDKNDRNQITELCEGVIRVHAPLHTKVSMAIQLDGQMRAKDITARFESENSPVQCLYEVGGNICERRLHPDCVLLDVYRVNPHCDWLIKP from the exons ATGTCGTCGTCTTCACCTATTGCCTCCCAccccccatcctcctcccccccTCCACCCTCCCATACAGTGACCTCTGACTCCCGCcatgttgccatggaaacttACTGGAGGGAGGTGCAGAGCATcaaggaagagaaggagggagaagatgaagatgaagaagaggaggagagaaagagtaTCGATG AGGTAGAGCTGGAGGAGGCGTGGCTGATGGAAGCGGGGTTATCTTCTCTGGTGACGGGCTCATCTGAGGAGGAGACGCCGCCACCGGCCGAGGCACTGCTGTCCACGTTGACGCGGCAACAAGCCGCCACGGTGAGGAGAAGGCTGGACAACTACAACGAGACGCTGAAGAAGAGAAAcaggcagccaatcagagacgTCCGGGACGTCTTCACCCAG ccTGATGATGACTCAGCAGACAGAtgcccctcccctccctctcgcCGCGCCAAGTCACCACCAAGTCGATACCACACCTCCACCAAAACCATCCGCCGAAACACTCACAGAg GTCGAACAACTCTTCCCACGTTTCTTTTCGAGGACCAGCTACCTGAACATCCATCATCCCCCACAAACACGCACTCTCCGACACACATTGATTCTCCGACactccccccctcccctcctcacaCTCACTCGCCACCCGTCAGTCGGTCGAGACGAGCTGATTGGCTGCTGCGGGACTCTCCATATTCAGAGGGTGTAGCTGAGCACAAACAGGGTGGGACTTGTTGGGACTGCGTGCACCTCCATGGAGATGATGACAGTGATTTGCCG ttcgcacctgtctctccctctcagggTCTCACCGGGGCAGACGACCTGTCATCACGTGACCTCACCCGGCTTGGATACATCTCTCACATTGAGCTCTCCACCTTCCTGCTCGCGCTGGGTGTCCAAACCAAACGCACCCGCCCACCACGCTGCAGGATTCAGG ACAGCGGTGTGTTCGGTGTTCCTCTGAATTCCCTGTTGGAGAACGACAGGAAGAAGTTTCCTGGAGTCAAAGTTCCCGTCGTCTTCCAGAAG ttgttgTGTATCTTAGAGCAGACCGGCCTGCAGACTGAAGGGATTCTCAGAGTACCAGGATCAGCTGCTAGACTGAAG tACCTGCGTAAAGAGTTAGACAGGTGTGGTGGAGGCTTCGAGTGGTCTGCAGTCAGACAGGTGGATGCTGCAGGTCTGCTGAAGCTTTTCATTAGAGAGCTGCCAACAcctctgctgacacacacacacctgtccacCTACCGCTCTGTGCTgg gTCTCTCGTCTGTGGTCCATCGGGTTCaggctctgcagctgctgtcgTTGTTGCTTCCTGAAGCCAACAGAGACACACTCAGA GCCCTGCTAGTCTTCCTGCGAAAGGTGGTCTCTCATCAAGACCAGAACCGGATGTCTCTGTGGAACGTCTCAATGGTAATGGCACCCAACCTGTTCTCATGCCGTCCCCGTGACAACAGGCGGTCCATCGCTAAGCAAcgggaggagatggaggaggcgGTGGGCGGGGCTCAAGTGGTCCAGTTGATGATCACACACCAGGACCTGCTTTGGACC GTCCCAAGCTTCCTGTTGTCTCAGGTGAGACAGATAAACCAGGCATCCGATCAGAAACAGTTCTGCCTGACCAGGACAACGAAGCGAttcctgaggaggaggaggaacgaCAAGAATGACAGAAACCAG atCACGGAGCTGTGTGAAGGTGTGATCAGGGTCCACGCCCCACTACACACCAAGGTTTCCATGGCGATACAACTTGACGGTCAAATGAGAGCAAAAGATATCACCGCCCGCTTCGAGAGTGAGAACAG TCCTGTTCAGTGTCTGTATGAAGTCGGAGGAAACATCT GTGAGCGTCGTCTCCATCCTGACTGCGTTCTGTTGGATGTTTACAGAGTGAATCctcactgtgattggctgatcAAACCCTGA